A window from Anomalospiza imberbis isolate Cuckoo-Finch-1a 21T00152 chromosome 8, ASM3175350v1, whole genome shotgun sequence encodes these proteins:
- the SLIT1 gene encoding slit homolog 1 protein isoform X2, whose product MAAPTPGGPAGVPAGLRAAAWLLACAALCRGRAAACPPLCACSGTTVDCHGSALRAVPRSIPRGTERLELNGNNITRINKNDFAGLKQLRVLQLDKNQISCIEDGAFRALRGLEVLTLNNNNITSIPVSSFNHMPKLRTFRLHSNHLFCDCHLAWLSQWLRQRPTIGLFTQCAAPAQLRGLNVAEIQKNEFSCSGQTDSAHAQLCSLSSGSCPAMCTCSNGIVDCRGKGLTAIPANLPETMTEIRLELNGIKSIPPGAFSPYKKLRRIDLSNNQISEIAPDAFQGLRSLNSLVLYGNKITDLPKGVFGGLFALQLLLLNANKINCVRADAFQDLQNLSLLSLYDNKIQSLAKGTFTSLRAIQTLHLAQNPFICDCNLKWLADFLRANPVETSGARCASPRRLANKRIGQIKSKKFRCSAKEQYFIPGTEDYQLNSECNSDVICPPKCRCESGVVECSNLKLTKIPDRIPQSTAELRLNNNEISILEATGIFKKLPHLKKINLSNNKVSEIEDGAFEGASSVSELHLTVNQLESVRSGMFRGLDGLRTLMLRNNRISCIHNDSFTGLRNVRLLSLYDNQISTIAPGAFDTLQSLSTLNLLANPFNCNCQLAWLGDWLRKRKIVTGNPRCQNPDFLRQIPLQDVAFPDFRCEEGKEETTCIPRPQCPQECTCLDTVVRCSNKHLKALPKGIPKNVTELYLDGNQFTQVPGQLSTFKYLQLVDLSNNKISSLSNSSFTNMSQLTTLILSYNSLQCIPPLAFEGLRSLRLLSLHGNDISSLPEGIFADVTSLSHLAIGANPLYCSCNLRWLSSWVKTGYKEPGIARCAGPPDMEGKLLLTTPAKKFECQGPPALSVQAKCNPCLSSPCQNQGTCHNDPLGSYRCTCPSGYKGRDCEVALGGCSSHPCANGGTCQPQEGEGAGFRCLCPVGFEGQSCHTTSNPCKEHSCENGGSCVPSATNYTCLCPAYYTGEFCEQPPNFCSDELNPCQHDSTCISTSQGPRCECAPGYVGSNCSEDFDDCQDHRCQNNARCLDEVNGYSCLCTEGYSGQLCEMPPHTAGQPGLCERAECQNGAPCVERGARALCQCLPGFGGPKCEKLLSVNFVDRDTYLQFTDLQDWPRANITLQVSTAEGNGILLYNGDSDHMAVELYQGHVRVSYDPGTHPSSAIYSAETINDGQFHTVELVTFDQMVNLSIDGGSPMTMDNSGKHYTLNSEAPLYVGGMPVDVNSAAFRLWQLLNGTSFHGCIRNLYINNELQDFTKTRMTPGVVPGCEPCRKLYCLHGICQPSGAQGPVCHCEPGWDGPHCDQPRGGPCQGHKCVHGLCLPLDALSYSCQCQEGYQGALCNQPAEPPDPCHHQPCVHGHCHLTPGGQPTCECHDGYTGALCDQEPECRGEPVRDYHQVQRGYAICQTTRPVAWVECRGTCGGPDASCCTGLRLRRRKYAFECSNGATFVEEVEKPSKCGCSQCL is encoded by the exons ACAACTGGACAAGAACCAGATCAGCTGCATCGAGGATGGGGCTTTCCGTGCCCTGCGGGGGCTGGAGGTCCT gaCCCTGAATAACAACAACATCACTTCAATTCCTGTGTCCAGCTTCAACCACATGCCCAAGCTGCGGACGTT CCGCCTGCATTCCAACCATCTCTTCTGCGACTGCCACCTGGCCTGGCTCTCACAGTGGCTGCGCCAGCGCCCCACCATCGGGCTCTTCACCCAGTGTGCTGCTCCCGCCCAGCTTCGCGGCCTCAACGTGGCTGAGATCCAGAAGAACGAGTTCAGCTGTTCTG GACAAACGGACTCAGCGcatgcccagctctgcagcttgtCCTCTggctcctgcccagccatgTGCACTTGCAGCAATGGCATTGTGGACTGTCGGGGCAAGGGGCTGACGGCCATCCCCGCCAACCTGCCCGAGACCATGACAGAGAT ACGCCTGGAACTCAACGGCATCAAGTCCATCCCACCAGGAGCCTTCTCACCCTACAAGAAGCTGCGGAGGAT AGACCTGAGCAACAACCAGATCTCGGAGATCGCCCCTGACGCCTTCCAGGGGCTGCGCTCACTGAACTCCCT ggtgcTGTATGGCAACAAGATCACGGACCTCCCTAAGGGTGTCTTCGGAGGACTTTTcgccctgcagctgct gctTCTCAATGCCAACAAGATCAACTGTGTACGGGCAGATGCCTTCCAGGATCTGCAGAACCTCTCACTGCTCTCACTCTATGACAACAAGATCCAGAGCCTGGCCAAAGGCACGTTCACCTCCCTGCGGGCcatccagactct GCACCTGGCCCAGAACCCTTTCATCTGTGACTGCAACCTGAAGTGGCTGGCAGATTTCCTGCGTGCCAACCCCGTGGAGACCAGTGGAGCCCGCTGTGCCAGCCCCCGGCGCTTGGCCAACAAGCGCATCGGCCAGATCAAGAGCAAGAAGTTCCGCTGCTCGG ccaAAGAGCAGTATTTCATCCCAG ggacagaggatTACCAGCTGAACAGTGAATGCAATAGTGACGTGATCTGCCCTCCAAAATGCCGCTGTGAATCTGGTGTGGTCGAGTGCTCCAACCTGAAACTCACCAAGATCCCAGATCGCATCCCACAGTCCACAGCTGAGCT GCGCCTGAACAACAACGAGATCTCCATCCTGGAGGCCACTGGCATTTTCAAGAAGCTCCCACATCTGAAGAAAAT CAACCTCAGCAACAACAAGGTGTCAGAGATCGAGGATGGGGCATTTGAGGGGGCATCCTCTGTCAGTGAGCTGCACCTCACTGTCAACCAGCTGGAGTCTGTGCGGAGTGGCATGTTCAGGGGCCTGGACGGGCTGAGGACACT GATGCTGAGGAACAACCGCATCAGCTGCATCCACAATGACAGCTTCACGGGGCTGCGCAATGTCCGCCTGCTCTCCCTGTACGACAACCAGATCAGCACAATTGCACCGGGTGCCTTTGACACACTCCAGTCCCTCTCCACACT GAACCTGCTCGCCAACCCCTTCAACTGCAACTGCCAGCTGGCCTGGCTGGGGGACTGGCTGCGCAAGAGGAAGATCGTGACAGGGAACCCTCGGTGCCAAAACCCTGACTTCCTCCGGCAGATCCCACTCCAGGATGTGGCTTTCCCTGACTTCAGGTGTGAGGAAG GTAAGGAGGAGACCACCTGCATCCCCCGGCCACAGTGCCCGCAGGAATGCACCTGCCTCGACACGGTTGTCCGCTGCAGCAACAAGCACCTCAAGGCCCTGCCCAAGGGGATCCCCAAGAATGTCACAGAGCT CTACTTGGATGGAAACCAGTTCACTCAGGTCCCAGGACAGCTCTCCACCTTCAAGTATCTGCAGCTTGT CGACCTGAGCAACAACAAGATCAGCTCCCTGAGCAACTCCTCCTTCACCAACATGAGCCAGCTCACCACCCT GATCCTCAGCTACAACTCCCTGCAGTGCATCCCTCCGCTGGCCTTCGAGGGCCTCCGTTCCCTGCGGCTGCT GTCTCTCCATGGCAATGACATTTCCAGCCTCCCCGAGGGCATCTTCGCAGATGTCACCTCCTTGTCCCACCT AGCCATCGGGGCCAACCCCTTGTACTGCAGCTGCAACCTGCGCTGGCTCTCCAGCTGGGTCAAGACGGGGTACAAGGAGCCAGGCATTGCCCGCTGCGCCGGGCCCCCCGACATGGAGGGAAAGCTGCTGCTCACCACCCCTGCCAAGAAATTTGAGTGCCAAG GCCCACCTGCCCTGAGCGTCCAGGCCAAGTGCAACCCCTGCCTCTCCAGCCCCTGTCAGAACCAGGGCACCTGCCACAATGACCCCCTTGGCTCCTACCGCTGCACCTGTCCCAGTGGCTACAAG GGCCGGGACTGCGAGGTGGCActtggtggctgctcctcccaCCCCTGTGCCAACGGGGGAACCTGCCAGCCTCaggagggggaaggagctgggttCAG GTGCCTGTGCCCAGTGGGCTTCGAGGGCCAGAGCTGCCACACCACCAGCAACCCCTGCAAGGAGCACAGCTGCGAGAATGGGGGCTCCTGTGTGCCCAGTGCCACCAACTACACCTGCCTTTGTCCTGCCTACTACACAG GGGAGTTCTGTGAGCAGCCGCCCAATTTTTGCTCAGATGAGCTCAACCCCTGCCAGCATGACTCCACCTGCATCTCCACCAGCCAGGGGCCCAG gtgtgagTGTGCACCCGGCTATGTGGGGAGCAACTGCAGCGAGGACTTCGACGACTGCCAGGACCACCGGTGCCAGAACAACGCCCGCTGCCTGGATGAGGTGAATGGCTACTCCTGCCTCTGCACCGAGGGCTACAG TGGCCAGCTCTGCGAGATGCCACCGCACACCGCTGGCCAGCCTGGCCTCTGTGAGCGAGCTGAATGCCAGAACGGGGCCCCGTGTGTGGAGCGGGGTGCCCGcgccctgtgccagtgcttgcCTGGCTTTGGTGGCCCCAAAtgtgagaagctgctgagcGTCAACTTTGTGGACCGTGACACGTACCTGCAGTTCACTGACCTGCAAGACTGGCCCCGGGCCAATATCACCCTTCAG GTCTCCACGGCTGAAGGCAATGGCATCCTGCTGTACAATGGTGACAGCGACCACATGGCTGTGGAGCTGTACCAGGGCCATGTGAGGGTCAGCTATGACCCTGGCACCCACCCCAGCTCGGCCATCTACAG tgctgagacCATCAATGACGGGCAGTTCCACACCGTGGAGCTGGTGACCTTCGACCAGATGGTGAACCTGTCCATCGATGGTGGCAGCCCCATGACCATGGACAACTCGGGCAAGCACTACACGCTGAATAGTGAGGCTCCCCTCTACGTAGGAG GAATGCCTGTGGATGTCAACTCGGCTGCCTTCCGCCTCTGGCAGCTCCTCAATGGCACCAGCTTCCACGGATGCATCCGCAACCTCTACATCAACAACGAGCTGCAGGACTTCACCAAGACGCGGATGACGCCGGGGGTGGTGCCAGGCTGCGAGCCCTGCCGCAAGCTGTACTGCCTGCACGGCATCTGCCAGCCCTCGGGCGCCCAGGGCCCCGTCTGCCACTGCGAGCCTGGCTGGGACGGGCCCCACTGCGACCAGCCCCGCGGTGGTCCCTGCCAGGGGCACAA GTGTGTGCAtgggctgtgcctgcccctTGATGCCCTCTCCTACAGCTGCCAGTGCCAAGAGGGCTACCAGGGCGCGCTCTGCAACCAGCCTGCTGAACCACCCGACCCCTGCCACCACCAGCCCTGTGTCCATGGCCACTGCCACCTCACCCCAGGTGGCCAGCCCACCTGCGAGTGCCACGACGGCTACACCGGAGCCCTCTGTGACCAAG AGCCAGAGTGCCGTGGGGAGCCAGTGCGGGACTACCACCAGGTGCAGCGGGGCTATGCCATCTGCCAGACGACGCGGCCGGTGGCCTGGGTGGAATGCCGGGGGACCTGCGGTGGCCCTGACGCCAGTTGCTGCACTGGGCTGCGGCTGCGGCGCAGGAAATATGCCTTTGAGTGCAGCAACGGTGCGACCTTTGTGGAGGAGGTGGAGAAGCCCAGCAAgtgtggctgcagccagtgcctgTGA
- the SLIT1 gene encoding slit homolog 1 protein isoform X4, whose protein sequence is MAAPTPGGPAGVPAGLRAAAWLLACAALCRGRAAACPPLCACSGTTVDCHGSALRAVPRSIPRGTERLELNGNNITRINKNDFAGLKQLRVLQLMENQISMVERGAFDDMKELERLRLNRNQLHTLPELLFQNNQALSRLDLSENFIQAIPRKAFRGATDLKNLQLDKNQISCIEDGAFRALRGLEVLTLNNNNITSIPVSSFNHMPKLRTFRLHSNHLFCDCHLAWLSQWLRQRPTIGLFTQCAAPAQLRGLNVAEIQKNEFSCSGQTDSAHAQLCSLSSGSCPAMCTCSNGIVDCRGKGLTAIPANLPETMTEIRLELNGIKSIPPGAFSPYKKLRRIDLSNNQISEIAPDAFQGLRSLNSLVLYGNKITDLPKGVFGGLFALQLLLLNANKINCVRADAFQDLQNLSLLSLYDNKIQSLAKGTFTSLRAIQTLHLAQNPFICDCNLKWLADFLRANPVETSGARCASPRRLANKRIGQIKSKKFRCSAKEQYFIPGTEDYQLNSECNSDVICPPKCRCESGVVECSNLKLTKIPDRIPQSTAELRLNNNEISILEATGIFKKLPHLKKINLSNNKVSEIEDGAFEGASSVSELHLTVNQLESVRSGMFRGLDGLRTLMLRNNRISCIHNDSFTGLRNVRLLSLYDNQISTIAPGAFDTLQSLSTLNLLANPFNCNCQLAWLGDWLRKRKIVTGNPRCQNPDFLRQIPLQDVAFPDFRCEEGKEETTCIPRPQCPQECTCLDTVVRCSNKHLKALPKGIPKNVTELYLDGNQFTQVPGQLSTFKYLQLVDLSNNKISSLSNSSFTNMSQLTTLILSYNSLQCIPPLAFEGLRSLRLLSLHGNDISSLPEGIFADVTSLSHLAIGANPLYCSCNLRWLSSWVKTGYKEPGIARCAGPPDMEGKLLLTTPAKKFECQGPPALSVQAKCNPCLSSPCQNQGTCHNDPLGSYRCTCPSGYKGRDCEVALGGCSSHPCANGGTCQPQEGEGAGFRCLCPVGFEGQSCHTTSNPCKEHSCENGGSCVPSATNYTCLCPAYYTGEFCEQPPNFCSDELNPCQHDSTCISTSQGPRCECAPGYVGSNCSEDFDDCQDHRCQNNARCLDEVNGYSCLCTEGYSGQLCEMPPHTAGQPGLCERAECQNGAPCVERGARALCQCLPGFGGPKCEKLLSVNFVDRDTYLQFTDLQDWPRANITLQVSTAEGNGILLYNGDSDHMAVELYQGHVRVSYDPGTHPSSAIYSAETINDGQFHTVELVTFDQMVNLSIDGGSPMTMDNSGKHYTLNSEAPLYVGGMPVDVNSAAFRLWQLLNGTSFHGCIRNLYINNELQDFTKTRMTPGVVPGCEPCRKLYCLHGICQPSGAQGPVCHCEPGWDGPHCDQPRGGPCQGHKCVHGLCLPLDALSYSCQCQEGYQGALCNQPSAVGSQCGTTTRCSGAMPSARRRGRWPGWNAGGPAVALTPVAALGCGCGAGNMPLSAATVRPLWRRWRSPASVAAASACEQPPALQSRGAGEESPPIQGPHSTLRAWCCSLGVPNCSCI, encoded by the exons GGACCTGAGTGAGAACTTCATCCAGgccatccccaggaaagcaTTCCGTGGGGCCACTGACCTCAAGAACCT ACAACTGGACAAGAACCAGATCAGCTGCATCGAGGATGGGGCTTTCCGTGCCCTGCGGGGGCTGGAGGTCCT gaCCCTGAATAACAACAACATCACTTCAATTCCTGTGTCCAGCTTCAACCACATGCCCAAGCTGCGGACGTT CCGCCTGCATTCCAACCATCTCTTCTGCGACTGCCACCTGGCCTGGCTCTCACAGTGGCTGCGCCAGCGCCCCACCATCGGGCTCTTCACCCAGTGTGCTGCTCCCGCCCAGCTTCGCGGCCTCAACGTGGCTGAGATCCAGAAGAACGAGTTCAGCTGTTCTG GACAAACGGACTCAGCGcatgcccagctctgcagcttgtCCTCTggctcctgcccagccatgTGCACTTGCAGCAATGGCATTGTGGACTGTCGGGGCAAGGGGCTGACGGCCATCCCCGCCAACCTGCCCGAGACCATGACAGAGAT ACGCCTGGAACTCAACGGCATCAAGTCCATCCCACCAGGAGCCTTCTCACCCTACAAGAAGCTGCGGAGGAT AGACCTGAGCAACAACCAGATCTCGGAGATCGCCCCTGACGCCTTCCAGGGGCTGCGCTCACTGAACTCCCT ggtgcTGTATGGCAACAAGATCACGGACCTCCCTAAGGGTGTCTTCGGAGGACTTTTcgccctgcagctgct gctTCTCAATGCCAACAAGATCAACTGTGTACGGGCAGATGCCTTCCAGGATCTGCAGAACCTCTCACTGCTCTCACTCTATGACAACAAGATCCAGAGCCTGGCCAAAGGCACGTTCACCTCCCTGCGGGCcatccagactct GCACCTGGCCCAGAACCCTTTCATCTGTGACTGCAACCTGAAGTGGCTGGCAGATTTCCTGCGTGCCAACCCCGTGGAGACCAGTGGAGCCCGCTGTGCCAGCCCCCGGCGCTTGGCCAACAAGCGCATCGGCCAGATCAAGAGCAAGAAGTTCCGCTGCTCGG ccaAAGAGCAGTATTTCATCCCAG ggacagaggatTACCAGCTGAACAGTGAATGCAATAGTGACGTGATCTGCCCTCCAAAATGCCGCTGTGAATCTGGTGTGGTCGAGTGCTCCAACCTGAAACTCACCAAGATCCCAGATCGCATCCCACAGTCCACAGCTGAGCT GCGCCTGAACAACAACGAGATCTCCATCCTGGAGGCCACTGGCATTTTCAAGAAGCTCCCACATCTGAAGAAAAT CAACCTCAGCAACAACAAGGTGTCAGAGATCGAGGATGGGGCATTTGAGGGGGCATCCTCTGTCAGTGAGCTGCACCTCACTGTCAACCAGCTGGAGTCTGTGCGGAGTGGCATGTTCAGGGGCCTGGACGGGCTGAGGACACT GATGCTGAGGAACAACCGCATCAGCTGCATCCACAATGACAGCTTCACGGGGCTGCGCAATGTCCGCCTGCTCTCCCTGTACGACAACCAGATCAGCACAATTGCACCGGGTGCCTTTGACACACTCCAGTCCCTCTCCACACT GAACCTGCTCGCCAACCCCTTCAACTGCAACTGCCAGCTGGCCTGGCTGGGGGACTGGCTGCGCAAGAGGAAGATCGTGACAGGGAACCCTCGGTGCCAAAACCCTGACTTCCTCCGGCAGATCCCACTCCAGGATGTGGCTTTCCCTGACTTCAGGTGTGAGGAAG GTAAGGAGGAGACCACCTGCATCCCCCGGCCACAGTGCCCGCAGGAATGCACCTGCCTCGACACGGTTGTCCGCTGCAGCAACAAGCACCTCAAGGCCCTGCCCAAGGGGATCCCCAAGAATGTCACAGAGCT CTACTTGGATGGAAACCAGTTCACTCAGGTCCCAGGACAGCTCTCCACCTTCAAGTATCTGCAGCTTGT CGACCTGAGCAACAACAAGATCAGCTCCCTGAGCAACTCCTCCTTCACCAACATGAGCCAGCTCACCACCCT GATCCTCAGCTACAACTCCCTGCAGTGCATCCCTCCGCTGGCCTTCGAGGGCCTCCGTTCCCTGCGGCTGCT GTCTCTCCATGGCAATGACATTTCCAGCCTCCCCGAGGGCATCTTCGCAGATGTCACCTCCTTGTCCCACCT AGCCATCGGGGCCAACCCCTTGTACTGCAGCTGCAACCTGCGCTGGCTCTCCAGCTGGGTCAAGACGGGGTACAAGGAGCCAGGCATTGCCCGCTGCGCCGGGCCCCCCGACATGGAGGGAAAGCTGCTGCTCACCACCCCTGCCAAGAAATTTGAGTGCCAAG GCCCACCTGCCCTGAGCGTCCAGGCCAAGTGCAACCCCTGCCTCTCCAGCCCCTGTCAGAACCAGGGCACCTGCCACAATGACCCCCTTGGCTCCTACCGCTGCACCTGTCCCAGTGGCTACAAG GGCCGGGACTGCGAGGTGGCActtggtggctgctcctcccaCCCCTGTGCCAACGGGGGAACCTGCCAGCCTCaggagggggaaggagctgggttCAG GTGCCTGTGCCCAGTGGGCTTCGAGGGCCAGAGCTGCCACACCACCAGCAACCCCTGCAAGGAGCACAGCTGCGAGAATGGGGGCTCCTGTGTGCCCAGTGCCACCAACTACACCTGCCTTTGTCCTGCCTACTACACAG GGGAGTTCTGTGAGCAGCCGCCCAATTTTTGCTCAGATGAGCTCAACCCCTGCCAGCATGACTCCACCTGCATCTCCACCAGCCAGGGGCCCAG gtgtgagTGTGCACCCGGCTATGTGGGGAGCAACTGCAGCGAGGACTTCGACGACTGCCAGGACCACCGGTGCCAGAACAACGCCCGCTGCCTGGATGAGGTGAATGGCTACTCCTGCCTCTGCACCGAGGGCTACAG TGGCCAGCTCTGCGAGATGCCACCGCACACCGCTGGCCAGCCTGGCCTCTGTGAGCGAGCTGAATGCCAGAACGGGGCCCCGTGTGTGGAGCGGGGTGCCCGcgccctgtgccagtgcttgcCTGGCTTTGGTGGCCCCAAAtgtgagaagctgctgagcGTCAACTTTGTGGACCGTGACACGTACCTGCAGTTCACTGACCTGCAAGACTGGCCCCGGGCCAATATCACCCTTCAG GTCTCCACGGCTGAAGGCAATGGCATCCTGCTGTACAATGGTGACAGCGACCACATGGCTGTGGAGCTGTACCAGGGCCATGTGAGGGTCAGCTATGACCCTGGCACCCACCCCAGCTCGGCCATCTACAG tgctgagacCATCAATGACGGGCAGTTCCACACCGTGGAGCTGGTGACCTTCGACCAGATGGTGAACCTGTCCATCGATGGTGGCAGCCCCATGACCATGGACAACTCGGGCAAGCACTACACGCTGAATAGTGAGGCTCCCCTCTACGTAGGAG GAATGCCTGTGGATGTCAACTCGGCTGCCTTCCGCCTCTGGCAGCTCCTCAATGGCACCAGCTTCCACGGATGCATCCGCAACCTCTACATCAACAACGAGCTGCAGGACTTCACCAAGACGCGGATGACGCCGGGGGTGGTGCCAGGCTGCGAGCCCTGCCGCAAGCTGTACTGCCTGCACGGCATCTGCCAGCCCTCGGGCGCCCAGGGCCCCGTCTGCCACTGCGAGCCTGGCTGGGACGGGCCCCACTGCGACCAGCCCCGCGGTGGTCCCTGCCAGGGGCACAA GTGTGTGCAtgggctgtgcctgcccctTGATGCCCTCTCCTACAGCTGCCAGTGCCAAGAGGGCTACCAGGGCGCGCTCTGCAACCAGCCT AGTGCCGTGGGGAGCCAGTGCGGGACTACCACCAGGTGCAGCGGGGCTATGCCATCTGCCAGACGACGCGGCCGGTGGCCTGGGTGGAATGCCGGGGGACCTGCGGTGGCCCTGACGCCAGTTGCTGCACTGGGCTGCGGCTGCGGCGCAGGAAATATGCCTTTGAGTGCAGCAACGGTGCGACCTTTGTGGAGGAGGTGGAGAAGCCCAGCAAgtgtggctgcagccagtgcctgTGAGCAGCCACCGGCCCTGCAGAGCCGGGGGGCTGGCGAGGAGAGCCCCCCGATCCAAGGACCTCACTCTACACTGCGGGCATGGTGCTGCTCTCTGGGTGTTCCGAACTGCAGCTGCATCTGA